The following coding sequences lie in one Natronorubrum tibetense GA33 genomic window:
- a CDS encoding cell surface glycoprotein has product MAGSVETPTETVTTDELDSEFEVDAFATLSAGDSLDADIALSDDSAFDVYLYDNDGQNVDRVGGTGSDSVTFDTDSLKSGTYVLALYVDGNYIDIHPVIITGYDVTVDAPSEVSSDDESMLVSADVTPTALDIDPASVEIAVWDDDTVLRKTAEDRGDGQYEATFPMSDLEEGSYSVSAVAQGTDTVNGEREALGISDSDALTVSDSQDDSSDFDDGTDDELNESDDEPDESTDETDESDDEVADESEPGESNDTDDANDSSDDTNGVQQPNLEDDDDTETDTDDSDAVPLAVVPVVAVAAVLVGVVVRVRY; this is encoded by the coding sequence GTGGCTGGATCAGTCGAGACACCGACGGAAACGGTCACCACCGACGAACTCGACTCCGAGTTTGAGGTTGATGCGTTCGCGACTCTCAGTGCCGGTGATTCTCTCGACGCAGATATCGCGCTGTCTGATGACAGCGCCTTTGATGTCTATCTCTACGATAATGATGGGCAAAACGTCGATCGTGTCGGCGGGACGGGCTCTGACTCTGTGACGTTCGACACGGATTCGCTCAAGTCGGGAACCTACGTACTCGCGTTGTACGTCGACGGGAATTACATCGACATTCACCCTGTCATCATTACTGGCTACGATGTCACGGTCGATGCCCCTAGCGAGGTGTCATCGGATGACGAATCGATGCTTGTGTCGGCCGATGTCACTCCGACAGCGCTCGATATCGATCCCGCTAGCGTCGAAATTGCTGTCTGGGACGACGACACCGTTCTCCGTAAGACAGCTGAAGATCGCGGTGACGGTCAGTACGAGGCTACGTTCCCGATGAGTGACCTTGAGGAAGGTTCGTATTCTGTCTCAGCCGTTGCCCAAGGAACGGACACAGTCAATGGTGAACGAGAAGCGCTCGGGATCAGTGACAGTGATGCCCTTACTGTCTCAGACTCACAAGACGATAGCAGTGATTTCGATGACGGAACAGACGACGAATTGAACGAGTCAGATGATGAACCCGACGAGTCGACCGACGAAACCGATGAATCAGATGATGAAGTGGCTGACGAGTCAGAACCAGGCGAATCCAATGATACCGACGATGCTAACGACTCGAGCGACGACACTAACGGGGTCCAGCAACCGAACCTCGAGGATGATGACGATACTGAGACGGACACCGATGACTCAGATGCCGTACCACTCGCCGTCGTGCCGGTAGTTGCGGTGGCCGCCGTGCTCGTTGGAGTGGTCGTTCGGGTGCGATACTAG
- a CDS encoding CARDB domain-containing protein, translating into MYKQIVVVGMTILLLLAPFAGVAGAALSSSAETGSPALSVSSPTDPELPEDQVHGSGHENVSIWDRSVLPLRTDLDAAEYTVRNQGFQISPPDNSGPHPADRQILGMFNTSENIRLDFEDKDGVSTENLSKEPATVIVGQAEPSADLANFEIPSSLSEEELEALNENMSFEEVADTSFDKNGELSSIEYETDEAGQYVAIVSTGDTDSSLLNNNELDPQGDSTIVGVEGFLVHSDSSTVDAPSEIEPGENATFEAETGLEGDDIAHGVVLYDEDEFTNTDTVINATTEPSSEFSMDDIVIERDVVGLNGVFSFQNETDHQRTTGETELEQLRDELHAMLDIGGDVTLTDDVETKAGDTYLTGSMTAIQTDEPKANLTVETYGNWSEHDDYRWIHVAADSDGEFETSTDVMELADEDDDTGGPGIPSPGPPEEPDYRVSDATLSDAKIAPGDSFEVSAKLQNVGEGTGPFIAELLVDGEVVDDQIVRVGPGEKDTITFTHSFNEAGEYEIAINDAVAGTVTVGDKEDETEATFDVTDATLSDTEIEIGDSVDASATVTNTGDETGTFTAELLVDGEVVDEETVQIFAGDETTVEFTKQFDEAGEYEIAINDADAGTLTVIEPGEDDDSAFPIPGFGPLAALLAIAISLFAIRFLPAQN; encoded by the coding sequence ATGTATAAACAAATCGTTGTGGTCGGGATGACGATACTGCTGCTCCTCGCGCCATTCGCCGGCGTGGCAGGTGCAGCGTTATCATCTTCGGCGGAAACGGGGTCTCCCGCACTCTCAGTTTCATCACCAACTGACCCGGAACTTCCAGAAGACCAAGTACATGGATCAGGTCATGAAAACGTCTCTATCTGGGATCGCTCCGTTCTTCCGCTCCGGACAGACCTGGATGCAGCAGAATACACCGTTCGCAACCAAGGGTTCCAAATTAGTCCACCAGATAACAGCGGGCCTCACCCCGCTGATCGTCAGATTCTTGGCATGTTCAATACGTCGGAAAACATCCGGCTGGACTTTGAGGACAAGGATGGTGTATCAACAGAGAACTTGAGTAAAGAGCCAGCGACAGTAATAGTTGGACAGGCGGAACCATCCGCAGACCTCGCCAACTTCGAGATTCCATCTTCACTTAGTGAGGAAGAACTCGAGGCGCTCAACGAGAATATGAGCTTCGAGGAGGTCGCTGATACAAGCTTTGACAAGAATGGTGAACTGTCCTCGATTGAGTATGAAACGGATGAGGCTGGCCAGTACGTCGCAATCGTTTCGACTGGGGATACAGACAGTTCGTTACTCAATAACAACGAGTTGGATCCACAGGGTGATTCGACGATCGTCGGTGTTGAAGGATTCCTCGTTCACAGTGATTCCTCTACCGTTGATGCACCGTCTGAGATCGAACCCGGCGAGAATGCAACGTTCGAGGCGGAAACTGGACTCGAAGGCGACGATATCGCACACGGAGTCGTCCTCTACGACGAAGACGAGTTCACGAATACGGATACGGTTATTAACGCGACCACTGAGCCGAGTTCGGAGTTCTCCATGGATGATATCGTCATCGAACGTGATGTCGTTGGATTGAACGGAGTCTTTTCATTCCAAAACGAAACGGACCACCAACGAACTACGGGTGAGACAGAACTCGAGCAACTCCGTGATGAGTTGCACGCGATGCTGGACATAGGTGGAGATGTGACGTTGACTGACGACGTCGAGACGAAGGCAGGCGATACATACCTCACTGGTTCTATGACGGCGATCCAGACTGATGAGCCAAAGGCAAACCTGACAGTTGAAACGTACGGCAACTGGAGCGAACATGACGATTATCGCTGGATCCACGTCGCAGCCGATTCCGACGGCGAGTTCGAGACATCGACCGATGTGATGGAACTTGCAGACGAGGACGATGATACAGGCGGGCCCGGAATACCTAGCCCTGGTCCACCAGAGGAACCAGATTACCGAGTGAGCGATGCAACGCTGAGTGACGCGAAGATCGCACCCGGCGACTCATTTGAAGTCTCTGCGAAACTCCAGAACGTCGGTGAAGGTACTGGACCGTTCATCGCTGAGTTACTCGTCGATGGCGAGGTCGTCGACGACCAGATCGTACGTGTTGGACCTGGCGAAAAAGACACGATCACGTTCACGCACTCGTTCAACGAAGCTGGCGAGTATGAAATCGCAATCAACGACGCCGTTGCCGGCACGGTCACTGTTGGAGACAAAGAAGACGAGACTGAAGCAACGTTCGACGTAACGGATGCAACGCTAAGCGACACTGAGATCGAAATCGGTGATTCAGTCGACGCCTCGGCGACTGTCACGAACACCGGCGACGAAACGGGCACGTTCACAGCTGAGTTACTCGTCGACGGCGAGGTCGTTGACGAGGAGACCGTCCAAATCTTCGCTGGCGACGAGACGACCGTTGAGTTCACCAAACAGTTCGACGAAGCGGGCGAATACGAAATCGCAATCAACGACGCCGATGCGGGCACACTCACTGTGATCGAACCGGGCGAAGACGACGATAGTGCCTTCCCGATCCCTGGCTTCGGGCCTCTAGCTGCACTCCTCGCTATCGCGATTTCCCTGTTCGCGATCCGGTTCCTCCCCGCGCAAAACTGA
- a CDS encoding UPF0175 family protein, which yields MPSISACIPDEDEDNLNEVAMLLDEDKSKVIRKALRERLADLRIRFAVEQYQTGEISTNQAARIAGISIAEWLEIARERNLTSQLPPADLAADVDSAREL from the coding sequence ATGCCATCGATCAGCGCCTGCATTCCCGACGAGGACGAAGATAACCTCAACGAAGTCGCAATGCTACTTGACGAGGACAAGAGCAAGGTAATCCGGAAAGCGCTGCGTGAACGCCTTGCGGATCTCCGGATTCGGTTCGCAGTCGAGCAGTATCAGACTGGAGAGATATCGACAAATCAGGCCGCCCGAATCGCCGGGATAAGCATCGCAGAGTGGCTTGAAATCGCCCGCGAACGGAATCTAACGAGCCAACTGCCACCCGCCGATCTCGCAGCTGACGTTGACAGCGCACGCGAGTTATAA
- a CDS encoding metal-dependent hydrolase codes for MADVLTHVLVGYILGTLLSIRYESLRSAHVTLVMIGALTPDLVKIQLIAPDERVAETLGVAFSWSSLHTFVGSVLLIGLGALLLGPAHRKQAFALFAVGVLSHHILDILLLTPTGEAYTVFWPFLQYRPPAGDLYLSSDRWPALVASCGALLVWIVSRRRDSPTETSAID; via the coding sequence ATGGCTGACGTCCTAACGCATGTCCTCGTCGGCTACATCCTCGGAACACTGCTTTCAATCAGATATGAGTCGCTCCGTTCGGCACACGTCACGCTTGTCATGATCGGTGCGCTCACCCCCGATCTCGTAAAAATTCAGCTTATCGCTCCGGACGAGCGTGTCGCAGAAACACTTGGTGTGGCGTTTTCGTGGAGTTCGCTGCACACCTTCGTCGGCTCCGTACTCCTGATCGGTCTCGGTGCGCTCTTGTTGGGACCAGCCCACCGCAAGCAAGCATTTGCTTTGTTCGCAGTCGGCGTCCTTTCACACCACATTCTCGATATCCTGTTATTGACACCCACCGGTGAGGCCTACACTGTTTTCTGGCCGTTTCTCCAGTATCGGCCGCCAGCAGGGGATTTGTACCTAAGTAGCGACCGTTGGCCAGCGCTCGTCGCTAGCTGTGGTGCACTCCTCGTCTGGATAGTCAGTCGTCGTCGTGATAGTCCTACCGAGACGTCGGCAATCGACTAA
- a CDS encoding MBL fold metallo-hydrolase produces the protein MDELEQISIPTPFSVGRVNCYLLPGDELTLLDPGPSTPDAYEALESGLTQAGYRIDDVDQILISHPHMDHFGQVRRIQSESNARVLAHEDAVARLADPLEHFSHEQAFFRPFLMSMGVPEQIVDTVVGLPEAYTEFQEPVDVDRELKDGDDVAAGIDLTAVHTPGHSPGSVCYVAPAADVAFTGDHVLADVTPNPLLTLDPTADTNRTRSLPLYLDSLRKLLEVDVTVGYGGHSEPMPDLSGRIRETIEHHQARKERIAAMLAEQEPATAYDLMQEMFPDLPATEMFPGMSEVIGHLDLLEDEDRVKISDVDGVQRYASA, from the coding sequence ATGGACGAACTCGAGCAAATCAGTATTCCAACGCCGTTCAGCGTCGGTCGAGTCAACTGCTACCTGCTTCCAGGCGACGAGCTCACCCTGTTAGATCCCGGCCCCTCAACGCCCGATGCATACGAGGCCCTCGAAAGCGGTCTGACGCAGGCAGGGTATCGAATTGACGATGTTGATCAAATCCTCATCTCGCATCCCCACATGGATCACTTCGGGCAGGTGCGTCGCATTCAGTCAGAGTCGAACGCGCGCGTCCTCGCCCACGAGGATGCCGTAGCGCGACTTGCGGATCCGCTCGAGCACTTCTCCCACGAGCAAGCGTTCTTCAGACCGTTCCTCATGTCTATGGGCGTTCCCGAACAGATCGTGGATACAGTAGTTGGCCTTCCGGAAGCGTACACTGAGTTTCAAGAACCCGTCGACGTTGACCGCGAGCTGAAAGATGGCGACGATGTTGCCGCCGGGATCGACCTAACCGCTGTGCACACCCCTGGCCATTCGCCGGGCTCGGTCTGTTATGTAGCACCAGCTGCGGACGTTGCGTTCACTGGCGATCACGTCTTAGCAGATGTCACTCCGAATCCCCTCCTGACGCTTGATCCCACCGCAGACACCAACCGAACACGAAGTCTCCCGCTGTACCTCGACTCGCTCCGGAAACTCCTCGAGGTCGACGTAACCGTTGGGTACGGCGGTCACAGCGAACCGATGCCTGATCTTTCCGGCCGCATCCGCGAGACGATTGAACACCATCAGGCCCGCAAAGAACGTATCGCAGCCATGCTCGCAGAGCAGGAACCGGCGACTGCATATGACCTCATGCAAGAGATGTTTCCAGATCTTCCGGCTACGGAAATGTTCCCGGGCATGTCCGAGGTGATTGGTCATCTTGATCTCTTGGAAGATGAAGATCGTGTCAAGATTAGTGATGTGGATGGCGTGCAGCGCTACGCGTCCGCTTAA